The DNA window GAAGACGGTCGGGGCGATCGGCGTCGGCCAGGACTTCTACCCGCCGGTCCGGTACAACGCGCTGACCGCGGTACCGGCGTCGCTGGTGTACACGGGCGACATCTTCGCCCAGACGGCGCACGCGCTGACGCAGATGCCCGCGAAGGTCGTCGACCTGTGGCACGCGGTGACCGGCGGCGAGCGCGGGCTCGACACCCCGATCAGCGTGGTCGGCGCGTCCGTGATCGGCGGCGAGGTCGCCGAGGAGGGCCTGTGGGAGGTCTTCATCGGCCTGCTGGCGACGCTCAACTTCTTCCTCGGCATCTTCAACCTGTTGCCGCTGCTTCCACTCGACGGCGGCCACATCGCGGTCACGATCTACGAGAAGGTCCGGAACTCGCTGCGCCGGATGCGCGGTCTGGCCGCCGGTGGGCCGGTGGACTACATGAAACTGATGCCGGTCACGTATGTCGTGGTCGTCATCGGCGGCGCCTACATGCTCCTCACACTGACCGCGGACATTGTGAACCCGATCAAGCTCTTCCCGTGATCGGGCTCTGTGACCCGGTCGAACGATAGACTTGGCCCGTACCAACGAAAGAAGGCGAAACGTGACCAGCCCCGTCGGTTTGGGCATGCCGGGAGCTCCCAGCGACACCCCCGTCCTCGCGCCGCGACGCAAGACCCGCCAGTTGATGGTCGGCAACGTCGGTGTCGGCAGCGACCATCCGGTCTCGGTGCAGTCGATGTGCACCACCAAGACGCACGACATCAACGCGACCCTGCAGCAGATCGCCGAGCTCACGGCGTCGGGTTGCGACATCGTCCGCGTCGCGTGCCCGCGCCAGGAGGACGCGGACGCGCTCCCGGCGATCGCGAAGAAGAGCCAGATCCCGGTGATCGCCGACATCCACTTCCAGCCGCGCTACATCTTCGCCGCCATCGACGCGGGTTGCGCGGCCGTCCGGGTCAACCCGGGCAACATCAAGGAGTTCGACGGCCGCGTCAAGGAGGTCGCGAAGGCGGCCGGTGACGCGGGCATCCCCATCCGTATCGGCGTCAACGCCGGTTCACTCGATCCGCGGCTGATGCAGAAGTACGGCAAAGCCACCCCGGAGGCGCTCGTCGAATCCGCGCTGTGGGAGGCGAGCCTGTTCGAGGAGCACGGCTTCGGCGACATCAAGATCTCGGTCAAGCACAACGACCCGGTGATCATGGTGGAGGCGTACCGCCAGTTGGCGGCCCAGTGCGACTACCCGCTGCACCTCGGCGTGACCGAAGCCGGCCCGGCGTTCCAGGGCACCGTCAAGTCGGCGGTCGCGTTCGGTGCGCTGCTGTCCGAGGGCATCGGCGACACCATCCGGGTGTCGCTGTCGGCGCCGCCCGCCGAGGAGATCAAGGTCGGCACGCAGATCCTGCAGTCGCTCAACCTGCGGCCCCGCAAGCTCGAGATCGTGTCCTGCCCGTCCTGCGGCCGCGCCCAGGTCGACGTCTACACCCTCGCGAACGAGGTGACCGCCGGGCTCGAGGGCATGGAGGTGCCGCTGCGCGTCGCGGTCATGGGTTGCGTCGTCAACGGGCCCGGTGAGGCCCGCGAGGCCGACCTCGGTGTGGCGTCCGGCAACGGCAAGGGCCAGATCTTCGTCAAGGGCAAGGTCATCAAGACCGTGCCGGAGGCGCAGATCGTCGAGACGCTCATCGAGGAGGCGATGCGCATCGCCGACGAGATGGACGGCGGCGAGACGAGCGGCGCGCCGGTGGTGACCGTCGGCTGAATCTGCCCACCTCGGAGCCCGTTCATGGCAATGTGGTTCCGAGATCCGGCACTGACAGCTCGACGCTGACAGACTTCACGCCGAGCAGTTGGCACAAGGGGGTGCGTCAGTGCTCAAGCTCCTCGGAGCGCGGCAACTGGGTGGTCGGGACACCGCCCAGGTTCTGCGCGTGCTCGAGTCCGATCCGGTCGCGGCCTGCATGGTCGCGGCGCGCGTCCAGCAGTCCGGTCTGGACCCGCGGGCGCTGCAGGGCGAGATGTGGAGCCGGGGCGGGCCGACGGAGTCGCTGTGCTTCGCCGGCGCCAACCTCATTCCGCTGCTGGGCGACGTCGACGACCTGCGCTCGTTCGCCGACCGTGCCAGCCGGTTCCCCCGGATGTGCTCGTCGCTCGTCGGGCGCGCGGAACTCACGATGCCGCTGTGGGAGATGCTCGAGACGGAGTGGGGCACTCCGCGCGAGGTCCGCTCGGAGCAACCGTTGCTGGTGCTGCGCGGCGATGCGGCGGTCCGCCCCGATCCGCGGGTGCGGCAGGTGCGGATGGACGAGCTCGACGCGTACCTGCCGGCGGCGGTGGCGATGTTCATCGAGGAGGTCGGCATCGACCCGCGCGCCAACGACGGTGGCCGCAGTTACCGGCGCCGCGTGGCGAACCTGATCGCGGCCGGCCGGGCCTGGGCGCGCTTCGAGGGTGGGGAAGTGGTCTACAAGGCCGAGGTGGGCTCGATGTCGGCGACGGTGGGGCAGATCCAGGGCGTGTGGGTCGATCCCGCGCGGCGCGGTGAGGGTCTCGGCAGCGGTGGTACCGCGGCCGTGGCGGCCGCCGTGAGCGCACTCGGCCGGACGCCCAGTCTGTACGTCAACAGTTTCAACGAGCGCGCGCGGCGTGCGTACGACCGTGTGGGCTTCACCCAGGTCGCCACCTTCGCGACCGTGCTGCTCGACTGACGCGGTCAGGCCGCGCCCGACCACTGCAGGTACGCGTCCACGAGGGCATCCGCCCCCAGGACCGCGGCGAACGCGGCACCGATCATGTACGGCCCGAACGGAATCGTGGTCCCGAGCCGCCCGCGGCGAGTGAGCAGAAGCGCCACCCCCGCCACCGCGGCGAGCACGAACGCCTGCAGCGCGCCGACCACGAGGACCCCGTAGGAGAGATAGGCGAGCAGCGCGCCGATCACGCCCGCCAACTTCACGTCGCCGAACCCCATCCCGGCGGGATGGATCAGCGCCAGCACGAGGTAGAAGACGAACAGCACTGCCGCACCCACCGCCGCCCGCCCCAGCGCGGGCCACTCGCCCGTAATCGCGGAAGCTACTGTGAGACAAGCGAAGACGATCGGATACGACGGTACGACCAGGACGTTCGGCAGCCGCTTGCACTCGACGTCGATGACCGTCAAGGCGGATCCGACTGCGGCGAACCACAGGTATGCCGGTGCCGCCGCAAGCAGTTCGAGATCCGCGAGGCGAGCCACGACGGCCAGGGACAGCACTGCGGCCGTGAGGCCGACCAGCAGGCGGGAGCCGGTGCTGCGCCGGGCACGCTCGAGCGGCAGCGGTGTCGGTGGGGTGGGGGAGTTGCCGGAAGACGCTTGCGGGCCGGCGGATTCGTCGGGACCCGGTGGCGCGCTCTCGCGACCGACACGCTCGAGTGCGACGTTTGCGGCGATGCCTGCGAGCAGTCCGACGGCCGCGTTCGCGACCCACATCGTGGGGTTCATCTTGGGTGCCTCTTTGCTGACAGTTTGTTCTCTCTCCGGTCGGTGCGGTCCAGTGAATCGACTGGTCGATTGGCTGATCTGTTCAGGTTCTGAAAGAAATGTGATTGGCGCGCAACAGATCTCGCATCAAAGCTGTTGAAGCTTAGACCAGTTCGGCGTGTTACGCCAGAGCCGTTTTCGTGATGAAAACGTTATCTGGAAGGCCGTCCAGTAGGGATGAATGGGACCTACTGTTGCCGATCAGGTTACCCATTCGGGTGAGCCACTTCACAGTTCGACAGAGATCTTCTCCCCTACCAAATCAGGAGCTCTCCATGAACCTCTTCTTTGCCAACCTGTACCTCATGGGCTTGGACGCCAAGGATCGTCTGACCCGAGAAGACCGCGGCGCCACGGCCGTCGAGTACGGCCTGATGGTCGGATTGATCGCGGTGGTGATCATCGGAACAGTCCTTGCGTTGGGAGGCACCCTTAACGACATGTTCGGAGGTGTTGAGGACGCACTGCCGGCTGGCGCGGGTGGTGGCGCCCAATAGCGCGATCCGTCCATGTCTGCGCAGCGGCCTCGGCTTTTTGAGGTCGCTGCGCGGCCATCTCTGTGCCGTCCGTCGATCTGCTAGGACTCCCATGCGCCGATTCCGTTCGGATTCCGGTGCCGCCGCCGTCGAGTTCGCCCTGGTGGTGCCGGTTCTGCTCCTGCTCGTGCTCGGGATCATCGAGTTCGGGCGGGCCTACAACATCCAGAACTCGCTGAGTGCCGCTGCGCGCGAGGGTGTTCGGGTGATGGCGATCAGTGAGAACGTTGCCGCCGCGAAGACCGCCACCAAGCAGGCCGGAGCGTTCAACCCGGCGATCGTGGACTCGCAGATCTGCATCAGCACCGGCACTGCGGGCACGTGCTCGGCAACGACGTGTCCGGCCGGCGCCGCCGTCACTGTGACGATCCGGTACCCGGTCGACTACCTCACCGGGCTCTTCCCGGGAAACCTCACGCTGACCGGCAAGGGGGTCATGCGATGCGGTGGATGAGCGGCAGCCGTGACGGAGAAGCGGGCGCGGTTGCGGTCGTCGTCGCCATCCTCATGGTGGCGCTGCTCGGGTTCGCAGCGATCTCCGTCGACGTCGGCGCGAACTTTGTCGAGAAGCGTCAGCTCCAGAACGGCGCCGATGCGGCGGCACTGGCGATAGCCCAGGAAACGTTGTGCAAGAACACCACTAACGGCACGGGTGCGGCGGACGCCTGGGCCAAGGCGAATGTGAACGACGGTGGCGCTCGCGGGTCCGCGGTCGTCGACGCCGGGCGCCGCAGGGTGACCGCGACCGCCACCGCGCTCGACAGTGACGGTGAACTCGGTCGTCGCAACCTCTTCGCGCCGGTGCTCGGACACGATCGGACGCAGATCGCCGCGACGGCCACGGCGGGATGCGGTTACCCGCTGGCGGGCACCGCGACCCTGCCGCTCACGTTCCACAGGTGCCACTTCACCACCCCGGGCGTGAAGATCCTCGTCGCGTACAACACCACGGCGCCGCGGTGCAACGGCGTCAGCGGCAACGTCGTTCCCGGCAACTTCGGGTGGCTTCGCGGCGCCGACGGTGGTTGTGCCGCGATCATCAGCACGTCGGTGTACGCGACCCCCGGCGACAACGGCAACAACATCCCGTCGGCGTGCAAATCCGAGATCGAGAAGCTACGGGGCGCCGTCGCTCTGCTGCCCATCTACGACGTCGCCGGCGGCGGGGGCGGTGGTGGCTGGTTCCACGTCGTCGGCTTCGCGGCCTTCAAGATCGAGGGTTACCGCTTCAGCGGCAATCCGGAATACAACTGGCGGAACAATATTCACGGCGCGCTCTCCTGCACCGGCAACTGCCGCGGGGTGATCGGGAGGTTCGTCGAGACCGTGAGCCTCGAGACCGACATGGAGATGGGCGGAGAGGATTTCGGAGTCACGATCGTCAATCTGCTCGGCTAGGAGTGCATCTGTGAGAAGTCGCATCGTTGCGGCCGTTCTGGCCGTAGTTCTCGCCGTGGGCGGGACGCTCGCCCTCGTCGCGTACGTGCGCGGCGCGGACGCCCGGGCGCTGGCGGGCACGCGCACCGTCGACGTCCTCGTCGCGACGCAGACGATTCCTCCGGGCACCCCGGCGAAGGCCCTGGTCGGGATGGTCGCCGTCAAGCAACTCCCGCAACTCGCCGCGCTGCCCGACCGGGTGACGACTCTCGATCAGCTGTCCGGCCAGGTCGCGCTCGTCGACATCCTGCCGGGAGAACAGCTGGTTCCGGCCCGGTTCGCGGACCCCGCGACGGCCCGCGAGCAGGGGCAGGGCGCCATCCCGGAGGGTATGCAGGAAGTGACGATCCAACTCGAACCCCGACGTGCACTCGGCGGTGATGTCGCCCCGGGCGACACCGTCGGTGTCTTCATGTCCTTCACCCCGCCGGTGAAGGACTACGAGACCCACCTGAAGTTCCAGAAGGTTCGGGTCACTCGCGTACAGGGCGCCGTCGCCCCGGCGGCCGAGCGTGCCGAGGGCGCAGAGGCTTCCACGCCCGGACCGGCGCCGACCGAGGCGTTTCTGGTGTCGTTGGCGGTCGACGTCCCGATGGCGGAACGAATCGTCTACGCCGCCGAACACGGCACGATCTGGCTGTCCAAGGAGCCGCTCGGCGCGAACGAAGCCGGCTCGTCCGTCGTCAACTCGGGGAGTGTGTACAAATGACCCGCACAGTGCTGCTGACCGCGCGCGACGACTTCGCCCGTCGGGTCCATCACGCGTCGGACGGCAACCTGCTGGTGCTACCGCCGAGTCCGGTGCCGGCGGGCCCCGCCCAACTCGTCGCGTCGGGCGTGACCGAACAACCGGCGGTGCTGGTGCTGGGCCCCGACGTCCCGGTGGCCGAAGGGCTTTCGCTCGCCACCCGGCTCGACCACTCCGCGCCCGGCACGACCGTCGTCCTCGCGCGCGACGCCGGCACGGACGTGTGGCTCGCCGCGATGCGCGCCGGGGTGCGCGACGTCCTGTCGCCCGACGCCGACATCCCCGACATCCGGGTGGTGCTCGAACGCGGCGCCCACGCGGCCGCGGCCCGGCGACGGAACGCCGATGGGCCGGCGCAGCCGCGGCAGGCGCAGGCCCGGGTCATCGTCGTGGCGTCACCGAAGGGTGGGACCGGCAAGACCACGGTGGCGACCAATCTGGCGGTCGGGCTGGCGGCGTCCGCACCGCAGTCCACGGTCCTGGTCGACCTCGACGTGCAGTTCGGCGACGTGGCCAGTGCGCTGCAACTCGTGCCCGAGCACAACCTCACCGACGCGGTCGCCGGCGCTGCCAGCCGGGATTCGATCGTCCTCAAGACGGTCCTGACACCACATGCGACCGGGCTGCACGCACTGTGCGGGTCGGACTCCCCGGCCGCCGGGGACGGCGTCACCGGCGACCAGGTGACGACGCTGTTGACCCAGTTGGCGGCGGAGTTCCGGTACGTCGTGGTCGACACCGCCCCGGGTCTGCTCGAGCACACGCTCGCCGCGCTCGATCTCG is part of the Rhodococcus sp. SGAir0479 genome and encodes:
- the ispG gene encoding flavodoxin-dependent (E)-4-hydroxy-3-methylbut-2-enyl-diphosphate synthase, which produces MTSPVGLGMPGAPSDTPVLAPRRKTRQLMVGNVGVGSDHPVSVQSMCTTKTHDINATLQQIAELTASGCDIVRVACPRQEDADALPAIAKKSQIPVIADIHFQPRYIFAAIDAGCAAVRVNPGNIKEFDGRVKEVAKAAGDAGIPIRIGVNAGSLDPRLMQKYGKATPEALVESALWEASLFEEHGFGDIKISVKHNDPVIMVEAYRQLAAQCDYPLHLGVTEAGPAFQGTVKSAVAFGALLSEGIGDTIRVSLSAPPAEEIKVGTQILQSLNLRPRKLEIVSCPSCGRAQVDVYTLANEVTAGLEGMEVPLRVAVMGCVVNGPGEAREADLGVASGNGKGQIFVKGKVIKTVPEAQIVETLIEEAMRIADEMDGGETSGAPVVTVG
- a CDS encoding GNAT family N-acetyltransferase produces the protein MLKLLGARQLGGRDTAQVLRVLESDPVAACMVAARVQQSGLDPRALQGEMWSRGGPTESLCFAGANLIPLLGDVDDLRSFADRASRFPRMCSSLVGRAELTMPLWEMLETEWGTPREVRSEQPLLVLRGDAAVRPDPRVRQVRMDELDAYLPAAVAMFIEEVGIDPRANDGGRSYRRRVANLIAAGRAWARFEGGEVVYKAEVGSMSATVGQIQGVWVDPARRGEGLGSGGTAAVAAAVSALGRTPSLYVNSFNERARRAYDRVGFTQVATFATVLLD
- a CDS encoding prepilin peptidase encodes the protein MNPTMWVANAAVGLLAGIAANVALERVGRESAPPGPDESAGPQASSGNSPTPPTPLPLERARRSTGSRLLVGLTAAVLSLAVVARLADLELLAAAPAYLWFAAVGSALTVIDVECKRLPNVLVVPSYPIVFACLTVASAITGEWPALGRAAVGAAVLFVFYLVLALIHPAGMGFGDVKLAGVIGALLAYLSYGVLVVGALQAFVLAAVAGVALLLTRRGRLGTTIPFGPYMIGAAFAAVLGADALVDAYLQWSGAA
- a CDS encoding Flp family type IVb pilin, with protein sequence MNLFFANLYLMGLDAKDRLTREDRGATAVEYGLMVGLIAVVIIGTVLALGGTLNDMFGGVEDALPAGAGGGAQ
- a CDS encoding TadE/TadG family type IV pilus assembly protein produces the protein MRRFRSDSGAAAVEFALVVPVLLLLVLGIIEFGRAYNIQNSLSAAAREGVRVMAISENVAAAKTATKQAGAFNPAIVDSQICISTGTAGTCSATTCPAGAAVTVTIRYPVDYLTGLFPGNLTLTGKGVMRCGG
- a CDS encoding pilus assembly protein TadG-related protein, giving the protein MSGSRDGEAGAVAVVVAILMVALLGFAAISVDVGANFVEKRQLQNGADAAALAIAQETLCKNTTNGTGAADAWAKANVNDGGARGSAVVDAGRRRVTATATALDSDGELGRRNLFAPVLGHDRTQIAATATAGCGYPLAGTATLPLTFHRCHFTTPGVKILVAYNTTAPRCNGVSGNVVPGNFGWLRGADGGCAAIISTSVYATPGDNGNNIPSACKSEIEKLRGAVALLPIYDVAGGGGGGGWFHVVGFAAFKIEGYRFSGNPEYNWRNNIHGALSCTGNCRGVIGRFVETVSLETDMEMGGEDFGVTIVNLLG
- the cpaB gene encoding Flp pilus assembly protein CpaB, which codes for MRSRIVAAVLAVVLAVGGTLALVAYVRGADARALAGTRTVDVLVATQTIPPGTPAKALVGMVAVKQLPQLAALPDRVTTLDQLSGQVALVDILPGEQLVPARFADPATAREQGQGAIPEGMQEVTIQLEPRRALGGDVAPGDTVGVFMSFTPPVKDYETHLKFQKVRVTRVQGAVAPAAERAEGAEASTPGPAPTEAFLVSLAVDVPMAERIVYAAEHGTIWLSKEPLGANEAGSSVVNSGSVYK
- a CDS encoding AAA family ATPase, with protein sequence MTRTVLLTARDDFARRVHHASDGNLLVLPPSPVPAGPAQLVASGVTEQPAVLVLGPDVPVAEGLSLATRLDHSAPGTTVVLARDAGTDVWLAAMRAGVRDVLSPDADIPDIRVVLERGAHAAAARRRNADGPAQPRQAQARVIVVASPKGGTGKTTVATNLAVGLAASAPQSTVLVDLDVQFGDVASALQLVPEHNLTDAVAGAASRDSIVLKTVLTPHATGLHALCGSDSPAAGDGVTGDQVTTLLTQLAAEFRYVVVDTAPGLLEHTLAALDLATDVVLVSGMDVPSVRGMHKELQLLADLDLRQANRHVVLNFADGRDGLSVQDVQNTIGLPADVVLRRSRAVALSTNRGVPLLQNPSRDRAAKELWRLVGRVGRVGRPASPAKEKGARHRAREAVAVK